From a region of the Stenotrophomonas sp. BIO128-Bstrain genome:
- a CDS encoding SIS domain-containing protein, which yields MDASLLPDLPTWQRLGGAYTAEEIAQQPRLWAALAGLLDAAQARIDGFLGEALRDPGQLVIFTGAGSSGFIAEMVADQINAQWPAEVRAVHTTSLLTHPALYLRRDRPTLLVSFGRSGSSPESVAAVDLVRDQVDRARFVDITCNAEGELAKRGHGRSDTLSLLMPAASCDRAFAMTSSLSCMLLAALSAFDSAPWAQRMERLHSLASHGERALDAWDAAVATLAQAPYARVIYLGSGPLEAVAREAALKVLELTAGQVLALANTPLGFRHGPKSTLNGETLVVMLRSAQPLARRYEQDLLNELRRDGIAGRVLSIGPDDADRADGDFVLAAPALPDPWLAPLWLLAPQCYALQRSAALGMTPDNPFPDGTVNRVVQGVTIHPHG from the coding sequence ATGGACGCTTCTCTGCTCCCTGATTTGCCCACGTGGCAGCGCCTCGGTGGCGCCTATACCGCCGAAGAAATCGCTCAGCAGCCCCGGCTGTGGGCCGCGCTGGCCGGCCTTCTGGACGCAGCGCAGGCGCGCATCGATGGCTTCCTCGGGGAAGCCCTGCGCGATCCCGGACAGTTGGTGATCTTCACCGGCGCCGGCAGCTCGGGGTTCATTGCCGAGATGGTGGCCGACCAGATCAATGCGCAGTGGCCTGCCGAGGTCCGCGCCGTGCATACCACCAGCCTGCTGACCCATCCGGCGCTGTACCTGCGCCGCGACCGCCCGACCCTGCTGGTCTCGTTCGGGCGCAGCGGCTCCAGCCCGGAAAGCGTGGCGGCGGTGGATCTGGTCCGCGACCAGGTCGACCGCGCACGCTTCGTGGATATCACCTGCAATGCCGAAGGCGAACTCGCCAAGCGTGGTCACGGCCGCAGCGATACGCTGTCGCTGCTGATGCCGGCGGCCAGCTGCGACCGCGCCTTCGCGATGACCAGCAGCCTGAGCTGCATGCTGCTGGCCGCGCTGAGTGCGTTCGACAGCGCCCCGTGGGCGCAGCGCATGGAACGTCTGCACAGCCTGGCCAGCCACGGCGAACGCGCACTGGATGCCTGGGATGCGGCGGTGGCCACGCTGGCCCAGGCGCCATACGCGCGCGTCATCTATCTCGGCAGTGGGCCACTGGAAGCGGTCGCCCGCGAGGCCGCGCTGAAGGTGCTCGAACTCACCGCCGGCCAGGTGCTGGCGCTGGCCAATACCCCGCTGGGGTTCCGCCATGGGCCCAAGTCCACCCTCAACGGGGAAACCCTGGTGGTGATGCTGCGCAGCGCGCAACCGCTCGCCCGCCGCTACGAGCAGGACCTGTTGAACGAACTGCGCCGCGACGGCATCGCCGGGCGTGTGTTGTCGATCGGGCCGGACGATGCGGACCGCGCCGATGGCGACTTCGTCCTCGCCGCACCTGCACTGCCCGATCCGTGGCTGGCCCCGCTGTGGTTGCTGGCGCCGCAGTGCTATGCGCTGCAACGTTCGGCCGCGCTCGGCATGACGCCTGACAATCCCTTCCCCGACGGCACGGTCAACCGTGTGGTGCAGGGCGTGACCATCCACCCCCACGGCTGA
- a CDS encoding TIM-barrel domain-containing protein produces MDFRLRRTGLTIALLAAVALGGTASAAPVGNLRAISATPANDGTPGWTLSTDTGATVRVDLLRDDVLRVRAGRNGTLTGAGDKAAPIVLPQPAAKVAVQLEEDANGVRIRTDALVLHIQRQPLRLALVRREGDRDVALWRELQPLDLDKDQSVQVLSSESDEHFYGGGQQNGRFEFKGRELEVSYSGGWEEGDRPNPAPMLLSSRGWGMLRNTWSDGTYDLRQADQATLLHREDRFDAYYFVGPSLHTLLDRYTTLTGRAGLLPRWAFSYGDADCYNDGNNIKKPGSVPDGWSDGPTGTTPDVVDSVARQYREHDMPGGWILPNDGYGCGYKKLPETVQGLAKYGFRTGLWTENGVDKIAWEVGTAGSRVQKLDVAWTGKGYQFAMDANQSAFNGIMDNSDSRPFLWTVMGWGGIQRYAVAWTGDQSSSWDYIRWHIPTLIGSGLSGMAYASGDVDAIFGGSAETFTRDLQWKSFTPVLMGMSGWSGNARKHPWWFDEPYRSVNRDYLKLKMRMTPYMYGLAHDAATTGAPLLRALMWDYPQDPQAYTEAHKYQFLLGRELLIAPVYRSQAASRGWRRDIHLPQGRWIDYWDGRQLQAGAEGRSLDRPVDLATIPVFVRAGAIIPMYPAMLYDGEKPLDEVTFDLYPQGTSQYTLYEDDGTTRRYEKGESSTQAITVQAPAQGMGPVQVRIDPVQGRYAGQLPQRRYALRVLSRQRPAAVTLDGRALPMLADQAAWQGANEGWYFDAAERRGTLHVRTAPTDIRQPLALQLDLPVAAAPADDAFPAAPELGRALPSDSLLVVNRPAEEQGYEMEKAFDDDPATWFRTVRNQAVKTGAHEWVLGFGERKLIDGIELAPRNDQHWKNGQIRDYEIYMADSNGEWGEPIKRGRLTLQQGMQQIDFPAHAGRLLRFRVLSTQNPEGDGASGVDPMVTAAQGSVARAVDALQPRDVGPIVLSTFHVLEHPQPDGPAQQLYLSALPLPAPLQASVATDHAFGGQAEMRMNGLHFRRGLGVDASSRIDLKLNGSWRLLRADLGIDDQCRTAGGMQFQVWGDGRLLYDSGLVNAPGVVKPELDVRGLQRLSLRTLGAQGDHPAQVCGNWANAALIGQEGDTASIVSP; encoded by the coding sequence GTGGACTTCCGGTTACGACGCACTGGTCTGACGATTGCACTGCTTGCCGCAGTGGCGCTGGGCGGCACCGCCAGTGCCGCGCCGGTGGGTAACCTGCGTGCGATCAGTGCCACCCCCGCCAACGACGGCACCCCCGGTTGGACGCTCAGCACCGATACCGGCGCCACGGTGCGCGTGGACCTGTTGCGCGATGACGTCCTGCGCGTGCGCGCCGGCCGCAACGGCACGCTCACCGGTGCCGGCGACAAGGCCGCCCCGATCGTGCTGCCGCAGCCGGCCGCGAAGGTTGCCGTCCAACTGGAAGAGGATGCCAACGGGGTGCGCATCCGCACCGATGCGCTGGTCCTGCACATCCAGCGCCAGCCACTGCGCCTGGCGCTGGTCCGCCGCGAGGGCGACCGCGATGTCGCGCTGTGGCGCGAACTGCAGCCGCTGGACCTGGACAAGGACCAGAGCGTGCAGGTGCTCTCCAGCGAAAGCGATGAGCACTTCTACGGCGGTGGCCAGCAGAACGGCCGCTTCGAGTTCAAGGGCCGCGAACTGGAGGTGTCGTACTCCGGTGGCTGGGAAGAAGGCGATCGCCCCAACCCGGCGCCGATGCTGTTGAGCTCGCGGGGCTGGGGCATGCTGCGCAATACCTGGAGCGACGGCACCTACGATCTGCGCCAGGCCGACCAGGCCACGCTGCTGCACCGCGAGGACCGCTTCGATGCGTACTACTTCGTCGGGCCGAGCCTGCATACGCTGCTGGACCGTTACACCACGCTGACCGGCCGCGCCGGCCTGCTGCCGCGCTGGGCGTTCTCCTATGGCGACGCCGACTGCTACAACGATGGCAACAACATCAAAAAGCCGGGCAGCGTGCCCGACGGCTGGAGCGACGGCCCGACCGGCACCACGCCCGACGTGGTGGACAGCGTGGCCAGGCAGTACCGCGAGCACGACATGCCCGGCGGCTGGATCCTCCCCAACGATGGTTACGGCTGCGGCTACAAAAAGCTGCCCGAGACCGTGCAGGGGCTGGCGAAGTACGGCTTCAGGACCGGCCTGTGGACCGAGAACGGCGTCGACAAGATCGCCTGGGAAGTCGGTACCGCCGGCAGCCGCGTGCAGAAGCTGGACGTGGCCTGGACCGGCAAGGGCTATCAGTTCGCCATGGATGCCAACCAGTCCGCGTTCAACGGCATCATGGACAACTCCGATTCGCGCCCGTTCCTGTGGACGGTGATGGGCTGGGGCGGCATCCAGCGCTATGCGGTGGCCTGGACCGGCGACCAGAGCAGCAGCTGGGATTACATCCGCTGGCACATCCCGACCCTGATCGGCTCGGGCCTGTCCGGCATGGCCTACGCCAGTGGCGACGTGGACGCGATCTTCGGCGGCAGCGCCGAGACCTTCACCCGCGACCTGCAGTGGAAAAGCTTCACCCCCGTGCTGATGGGCATGTCCGGCTGGTCGGGCAATGCACGCAAGCACCCGTGGTGGTTCGATGAACCCTACCGCAGCGTCAACCGCGACTACCTCAAGTTGAAAATGCGCATGACTCCGTACATGTACGGACTGGCGCATGACGCGGCCACCACCGGCGCACCGCTGCTGCGCGCGCTGATGTGGGATTACCCGCAGGACCCGCAGGCCTACACTGAGGCGCACAAGTACCAGTTCCTGCTCGGCCGCGAACTGCTGATCGCGCCGGTGTACCGCAGCCAGGCCGCGAGCCGTGGCTGGCGCCGCGACATCCACTTGCCGCAGGGCCGCTGGATCGACTACTGGGATGGCCGCCAGCTGCAGGCCGGGGCCGAGGGACGTTCGCTGGACCGCCCGGTCGACCTGGCCACGATCCCGGTGTTCGTGCGCGCCGGCGCGATCATCCCGATGTACCCGGCGATGCTCTACGACGGCGAAAAACCGCTCGATGAAGTGACCTTCGACCTGTACCCGCAGGGCACCTCGCAGTACACGCTGTACGAAGACGATGGCACCACCCGCCGCTATGAGAAGGGTGAATCGAGCACGCAGGCGATCACGGTGCAGGCCCCGGCGCAGGGCATGGGCCCGGTGCAGGTGCGCATCGATCCGGTGCAGGGCAGGTACGCCGGCCAGCTGCCGCAGCGGCGCTATGCGCTTCGCGTGCTCAGCCGCCAGCGCCCCGCCGCCGTGACGCTGGACGGCCGTGCGCTGCCGATGCTGGCCGACCAGGCAGCATGGCAGGGCGCCAACGAAGGCTGGTACTTCGACGCGGCCGAACGCCGCGGCACCCTGCACGTACGCACCGCGCCGACCGACATCCGCCAGCCACTCGCACTCCAGCTGGACCTGCCGGTTGCCGCCGCGCCGGCCGACGATGCCTTCCCGGCCGCACCGGAACTGGGCCGCGCGCTGCCGTCGGACAGCCTGCTGGTGGTGAACCGCCCGGCCGAGGAGCAGGGCTATGAGATGGAGAAGGCGTTCGACGACGATCCGGCGACGTGGTTCCGCACCGTGCGCAACCAGGCGGTCAAGACCGGCGCGCACGAATGGGTGCTCGGCTTCGGCGAACGCAAGCTGATCGACGGCATCGAACTGGCGCCGCGCAACGACCAGCACTGGAAGAACGGCCAGATCCGCGACTATGAAATCTACATGGCCGACAGCAACGGCGAGTGGGGTGAGCCGATCAAGCGCGGTCGTCTGACCCTGCAGCAGGGGATGCAGCAGATCGACTTCCCCGCCCATGCCGGCCGCCTGCTGCGCTTCCGCGTGCTGAGCACGCAGAACCCGGAAGGTGATGGCGCCAGTGGTGTCGATCCGATGGTGACGGCTGCGCAGGGCAGCGTGGCACGTGCGGTGGATGCGCTGCAGCCGCGCGATGTCGGCCCGATCGTGCTGTCCACCTTCCACGTGCTGGAGCATCCGCAGCCGGACGGCCCGGCGCAGCAGCTGTACCTGTCTGCGCTGCCGCTGCCGGCACCGTTGCAGGCCAGCGTCGCCACCGACCACGCCTTCGGTGGGCAGGCGGAAATGCGCATGAACGGCCTGCATTTCCGCCGCGGCCTGGGCGTCGATGCCAGCAGCCGGATCGACCTGAAGCTCAACGGCAGCTGGCGCCTGCTGCGCGCCGACCTGGGCATCGATGATCAGTGCCGCACCGCCGGCGGCATGCAGTTCCAGGTGTGGGGTGACGGTCGGCTGCTGTATGACAGCGGCCTGGTCAACGCACCCGGCGTGGTCAAACCGGAGCTGGACGTGCGCGGCCTGCAGCGGCTGAGCCTGCGCACGCTCGGAGCGCAGGGCGACCACCCCGCGCAGGTCTGTGGCAACTGGGCCAATGCGGCCCTGATCGGACAGGAGGGCGATACCGCCAGCATCGTGTCGCCGTAA
- a CDS encoding TonB-dependent receptor has protein sequence MLTERHRHRRITATPLSIALGLAVAVVGSAGAQDAAPDTKATELSRIEVTGSNIRRSDVETASPVQVISKQDIENMGARTLLQVLDNLPAARPGQQDARSLFTGSDGASQANLRGLGAQGTLVLLNGRRLSYYGAPAGFQTQFVNIDAIPAAAIERMEVLTDGASAVYGTDAVAGVINVITKRSYQGAEINLTTDKSSRISSYGEHQGSITAGFGDLDEDRYNVYASVNLYRRDAIPLSDFYDKRPDQYYVNNPNYLPNLRLGTGSKPGEFNPGSYFAFDPVTGRRVQEAAPGCNNVLTSEAAGPRCIWETWMNNEIDAGAKSERNTAYVNAHFLIGDSTEAFAEATYTDIDLTANGGTPRAYGTTTGNPTSWFSRNTGTTVNQFLYPYLGPNNEYNHASPELKALMGGVVGLQYLLQDVGANHFGQRNTDQSYRVVAGLRGDIGDWNWETAFATAGSHSVTYQTTNVNLAGFEKAFGPYSFDPGTGRVIISDHPAYKFGEISEANAALIREAFPTFDIQSWTRLHTLDGKIEGPLFQMPAGEVRAAFGFNASRETFYTPGNPDAANGLITQQGGSWFDGKRNTYALFAETVAPLTEKLELDAALRVDKYPDFSANLAPKIGLKYQMFDQLMLRGTYSTGFRAPSLAESGNGGVFAQLGGYRDEVRCNETNAIANLLLKSQRGGDVDLGNTLLNTDCSRTVARMTQPNPDLKPEKAKITTLGFVYEPTQWLSVSADYWFIYRSNEIVAPDFTRDEDIISSSRSPITESDRANLAALAAMCADPASGVACPGTLPGYSVGNVASVVGQYKNRGKTLIDGFDIDARSRFSLGEWGNLNIGVAATLANRNRSYLDDESGWYYGDLVGYYNNPRLRATLNADWSYKQVTTSVFVNYVGGTKWALQQIDEEDNNPQTCTAGYLPVEQSKCDGAPSWWTANLSVAWRPDDHWNVGFTIKNLFDRLPFYDPNSFLGDSSDYATIFGRGYSLTVGYKF, from the coding sequence ATGTTGACCGAACGCCATCGCCATCGCCGCATCACCGCCACCCCCTTGTCCATCGCACTCGGCCTGGCCGTTGCGGTGGTCGGCAGTGCCGGCGCGCAGGACGCAGCGCCCGATACCAAAGCCACCGAGCTGTCGCGCATCGAAGTAACCGGCTCCAACATCCGCCGCAGCGATGTGGAAACCGCCTCGCCGGTGCAGGTGATCAGCAAGCAGGACATCGAGAACATGGGCGCGCGCACGCTGTTGCAGGTGCTCGACAACCTGCCCGCCGCGCGGCCGGGCCAGCAGGACGCCCGCTCACTGTTCACCGGCTCCGACGGCGCCTCGCAGGCCAACCTGCGTGGCCTCGGCGCGCAGGGCACGCTGGTGCTGCTCAATGGCCGCCGGCTGTCCTACTACGGCGCGCCGGCCGGCTTCCAGACACAGTTCGTCAACATCGATGCGATCCCCGCCGCGGCGATCGAACGCATGGAAGTGCTGACCGACGGTGCCTCGGCGGTGTACGGCACCGACGCGGTGGCCGGCGTGATCAACGTGATCACCAAGCGCTCCTACCAGGGTGCGGAGATCAATCTCACCACCGACAAATCCTCGCGGATCAGCTCCTATGGCGAGCACCAGGGGAGCATCACCGCCGGTTTCGGCGACCTCGATGAAGACCGCTACAACGTCTACGCCTCGGTGAACCTGTACCGGCGCGACGCGATCCCGCTGAGCGATTTCTACGACAAGCGCCCCGACCAGTACTACGTCAACAACCCGAACTACCTGCCCAACCTGCGCCTGGGTACCGGCAGCAAGCCGGGTGAGTTCAACCCCGGCAGCTACTTCGCCTTCGACCCGGTCACCGGCCGCCGCGTGCAGGAAGCCGCGCCGGGCTGCAACAACGTGCTCACCAGCGAAGCGGCCGGCCCGCGGTGTATCTGGGAGACGTGGATGAACAACGAGATCGACGCCGGCGCCAAGTCCGAGCGCAACACCGCCTACGTCAACGCGCATTTCCTGATCGGCGACAGCACCGAAGCCTTCGCCGAGGCGACCTACACCGACATTGACCTGACCGCCAATGGCGGCACACCGCGCGCCTACGGCACCACCACCGGCAACCCGACCAGCTGGTTCTCGCGCAACACCGGTACCACCGTCAACCAGTTCCTGTATCCGTACCTGGGCCCGAACAACGAATACAACCACGCCTCGCCCGAACTGAAAGCGCTGATGGGTGGCGTGGTCGGCCTGCAGTACCTGCTGCAGGACGTGGGCGCCAACCACTTCGGCCAGCGCAACACCGACCAGAGCTATCGCGTGGTGGCCGGGCTGCGCGGTGACATCGGCGACTGGAACTGGGAAACCGCCTTCGCCACCGCCGGCAGCCACTCGGTCACCTACCAGACCACCAACGTGAACCTGGCCGGCTTCGAAAAGGCCTTCGGCCCGTACTCCTTCGATCCGGGTACCGGCCGCGTCATCATCTCCGACCACCCGGCCTACAAGTTCGGCGAGATCAGCGAGGCCAACGCCGCGCTGATCCGCGAAGCATTCCCGACCTTCGACATCCAGTCCTGGACACGCCTGCATACGCTGGATGGCAAGATCGAGGGCCCGCTGTTCCAGATGCCGGCCGGCGAGGTGCGTGCGGCCTTCGGCTTCAACGCCAGCCGCGAAACCTTCTACACGCCGGGCAACCCGGATGCGGCCAACGGCCTGATCACCCAGCAGGGTGGTTCGTGGTTCGACGGCAAGCGCAACACCTATGCGCTGTTCGCCGAGACGGTGGCGCCGCTCACCGAGAAGCTGGAACTGGACGCCGCGCTGCGCGTGGACAAGTACCCGGACTTCAGCGCCAACCTGGCCCCGAAGATCGGCCTGAAGTACCAGATGTTCGACCAGCTGATGCTGCGCGGCACGTACTCCACCGGCTTCCGCGCGCCCAGCCTGGCCGAGTCCGGCAACGGCGGCGTGTTCGCCCAGTTGGGGGGCTACCGTGATGAAGTGCGCTGCAACGAGACCAACGCGATCGCCAACCTGCTGCTGAAGTCGCAGCGTGGCGGTGACGTGGACCTGGGCAACACCCTGCTCAATACCGACTGCAGCCGCACCGTGGCGCGCATGACCCAGCCCAACCCGGATCTGAAGCCGGAGAAGGCCAAGATCACCACGCTCGGTTTCGTCTACGAGCCGACCCAATGGTTGTCGGTGTCGGCCGATTACTGGTTCATCTACCGCAGCAACGAAATCGTCGCCCCGGATTTCACCCGCGACGAAGACATCATTTCCTCCAGCCGTTCGCCGATCACCGAAAGCGACCGCGCCAACCTGGCCGCCCTGGCGGCGATGTGCGCCGATCCGGCCAGCGGCGTCGCGTGCCCCGGCACGCTGCCCGGTTACAGCGTCGGCAACGTGGCCAGCGTGGTGGGCCAATACAAGAACCGCGGCAAGACCCTGATCGACGGCTTCGACATCGACGCGCGCAGCCGCTTCTCGCTGGGCGAATGGGGCAACCTCAACATCGGCGTGGCTGCCACCCTCGCCAACCGCAACCGTTCCTACCTGGATGACGAAAGCGGCTGGTACTACGGCGACCTGGTCGGCTATTACAACAACCCGCGCCTGCGCGCCACGTTGAACGCGGACTGGAGCTACAAGCAGGTCACCACCAGCGTCTTTGTCAACTACGTTGGCGGCACCAAGTGGGCGCTGCAGCAGATCGACGAGGAAGACAACAACCCGCAGACCTGCACCGCCGGCTACCTGCCGGTGGAGCAGAGCAAGTGCGATGGCGCCCCGTCGTGGTGGACCGCCAACCTGAGCGTGGCCTGGCGCCCGGATGACCACTGGAACGTGGGCTTCACCATCAAGAATCTGTTCGACCGTCTGCCGTTCTATGACCCGAACAGCTTCCTGGGCGACTCCAGCGATTACGCCACCATCTTCGGTCGCGGCTACAGTCTGACCGTGGGCTACAAATTCTGA
- a CDS encoding Gfo/Idh/MocA family oxidoreductase codes for MKRREFIAASAAVAASSLLPNTPAWARARKVRLGLIGTGMRGQVLLKELVRRDDVEVVALCDIEPIMLKRGMDMVAKAGKPAPKAYGQDGDVNAWKRLIEQRGLDGVVIATPWEYHAPMAVAAMQAKVAVGCEVVAGITLQDHWDVLKTQLSTGTPYMLLENVCYRRDVMAALQMVRQGLFGELVHLQGGYQHDLRGVKFNSGDPSQPYDSGVEFGAKGWSEARWRTEHSVQRNGELYPSHGIGPCAMYTGINRGNRFTHINAFASKARGLHEYTVAKSGGTTHPSTKVNFKLGDIVTTTLACENGETILLQHDTSLPRPYSMGFRVQGTKGLWMDVNQSIHIEGRSPPHKWEPFQAYQDQYEHPLWKQHADTAASAGHGGMDWFVIHAFVEALKARAPMPIDIYDAVTWSAITPLSEQSIANSFQTLEFPDFTAGLWKQRKPIFAFDGTY; via the coding sequence ATGAAACGCAGAGAATTCATCGCCGCCAGCGCGGCCGTCGCCGCCAGCAGCCTGCTGCCGAACACACCCGCCTGGGCCCGCGCACGCAAGGTGCGGCTGGGCCTGATCGGCACCGGCATGCGCGGCCAGGTGCTGCTGAAAGAACTGGTCCGCCGCGATGACGTGGAGGTGGTCGCCCTGTGCGACATCGAGCCGATCATGCTCAAGCGCGGCATGGACATGGTCGCCAAGGCCGGCAAGCCTGCGCCCAAGGCCTATGGCCAGGATGGCGATGTCAACGCGTGGAAGCGGCTGATCGAGCAGCGCGGGCTGGACGGGGTGGTCATCGCCACACCATGGGAATACCACGCGCCGATGGCGGTCGCGGCCATGCAGGCCAAGGTCGCGGTGGGCTGCGAAGTGGTCGCCGGCATCACCCTGCAGGACCACTGGGATGTGCTCAAGACCCAGCTGTCCACCGGCACCCCCTACATGCTGCTGGAAAACGTCTGCTATCGCCGCGACGTGATGGCCGCGCTGCAGATGGTGCGGCAAGGCCTGTTCGGCGAGCTCGTGCATCTGCAGGGCGGCTACCAGCACGACCTGCGGGGCGTGAAGTTCAACTCCGGCGATCCCAGCCAGCCCTATGACAGCGGCGTGGAATTCGGTGCCAAGGGCTGGTCCGAGGCGCGCTGGCGCACCGAACATTCGGTGCAGCGCAACGGTGAGCTGTACCCCAGCCACGGCATTGGCCCGTGTGCGATGTATACCGGCATCAACCGCGGCAACCGCTTCACCCACATCAACGCCTTCGCCAGCAAGGCGCGCGGTCTGCATGAGTACACCGTGGCCAAGAGCGGTGGCACGACCCACCCCAGCACCAAGGTGAACTTCAAGCTCGGCGACATCGTCACCACCACGCTGGCCTGCGAGAACGGCGAGACCATCCTGCTGCAGCACGACACCTCGCTGCCGCGGCCGTACTCGATGGGCTTCCGTGTGCAGGGCACCAAGGGCCTGTGGATGGACGTGAACCAGTCCATCCATATCGAAGGTCGCAGCCCGCCGCACAAGTGGGAACCGTTCCAGGCCTACCAGGATCAGTACGAGCACCCGCTGTGGAAGCAGCACGCCGACACCGCCGCCAGCGCCGGCCACGGTGGCATGGACTGGTTCGTCATCCATGCCTTCGTGGAGGCGCTCAAGGCCCGGGCACCGATGCCGATCGACATCTACGACGCGGTCACCTGGAGCGCGATCACGCCGCTGTCCGAGCAGTCGATCGCCAACAGTTTCCAGACGTTGGAATTCCCGGATTTCACCGCCGGGCTGTGGAAGCAGCGCAAGCCGATCTTTGCGTTTGATGGGACGTACTGA
- a CDS encoding phage portal protein: MPVENAGRPGGFTAFSFGDATPVLESRGLFDYLECWKNGRYYEPPVSLIGLSRTTRSNPFLYSGLIFKRNMLVRTFVPHPLLGHSAFSQMALDYLIFGQSYIERQVSGTGRLLRLQPLMAQYLRHGVVPGEFFQVRADRVEHEFLRGSVYQLREADADQEIYGLPEWLAVIQSALLNESATLFRRKYYTNGSHAGFILYLTDPQAEQGDVAGLREALKQARGPGNFRNLFVHSPNGKKDGLQLIPVSEVAAKDEFTGIKRVTRDDILAALRIPPQLLGIVPQNAGGFGSIRDAAKVWAAVELAPLQSRMAMVNEWVGDEVISFAPFDIGSAAT; the protein is encoded by the coding sequence GTGCCCGTCGAGAACGCGGGTCGACCTGGCGGCTTCACGGCGTTCTCGTTCGGGGACGCTACGCCGGTGCTTGAGTCGCGTGGTTTGTTCGACTACTTGGAATGCTGGAAGAACGGTCGCTACTACGAGCCGCCAGTCAGCCTCATTGGTCTGTCACGCACCACGCGCTCAAATCCGTTTCTGTATAGCGGGCTGATTTTCAAGCGCAACATGCTGGTGCGAACGTTCGTGCCTCACCCCTTGTTGGGGCATTCGGCCTTCTCGCAGATGGCGTTGGACTACCTGATTTTCGGCCAGTCATACATTGAGCGCCAGGTCTCGGGCACAGGACGACTGCTACGTCTGCAGCCACTCATGGCGCAGTACCTACGCCATGGGGTAGTGCCTGGCGAATTCTTCCAAGTGCGAGCCGACAGGGTTGAGCACGAGTTCTTGCGTGGCTCGGTATATCAGTTGCGTGAAGCCGACGCCGATCAGGAAATCTACGGACTGCCCGAGTGGCTGGCCGTGATTCAATCGGCGCTTCTCAATGAGTCGGCCACGCTCTTCCGTCGCAAGTATTACACCAATGGCTCCCATGCAGGTTTCATCCTTTACCTGACCGACCCCCAGGCGGAACAGGGTGATGTTGCTGGTTTGCGTGAGGCGTTGAAGCAAGCACGTGGGCCTGGCAACTTCCGCAACTTGTTCGTGCATTCCCCCAACGGCAAGAAGGATGGCCTGCAGCTGATTCCGGTAAGCGAAGTAGCGGCCAAGGACGAGTTCACTGGCATCAAACGCGTGACTCGCGACGACATTTTGGCCGCTCTTCGCATTCCGCCGCAGCTGCTGGGCATCGTCCCTCAGAACGCGGGTGGATTTGGCTCGATTCGCGATGCTGCCAAGGTGTGGGCCGCCGTGGAGCTGGCACCGCTGCAATCGCGCATGGCCATGGTCAATGAGTGGGTCGGCGACGAAGTCATCTCGTTCGCACCGTTTGATATCGGCTCGGCCGCAACTTGA